One stretch of Cedecea neteri DNA includes these proteins:
- a CDS encoding alpha/beta hydrolase, whose translation MSRSLLIAMGLTASSLTSAFAADAPAPTVGVSKFLSVLNSGGGKPIEQLTPQAARQVLIGAQKGAKLPAAEVSEKTITVGGKPLTLTIVKPENASGTLPVFMFFHGGGWVLGDFQTHERLVRDLVSESGAAAVFVNYTPSPEAHFPVAINQAYEATRWVAEHGSEIGVDGSRLALAGNSVGGNMVAAVALQAKAQHTPAIRYQVMLWPVTDARFDTGSYNQFSNGYFLSKNMMKWFWDSYTTKESDRRNILASPLQASREQLKGLPPTLIQTAELDVLRDEGEAFGRKLDAAGVPVTVTRYNGMIHDYGLLNAISEEPTVRTALAQAAGELRAHLN comes from the coding sequence ATGTCACGCTCATTACTGATAGCCATGGGTTTAACCGCCTCAAGCCTTACCTCTGCTTTCGCCGCCGATGCGCCTGCCCCGACGGTTGGCGTGAGTAAATTCCTCTCCGTTTTAAACAGCGGTGGCGGTAAACCCATCGAGCAGCTCACCCCGCAGGCCGCGCGTCAGGTACTGATCGGCGCCCAGAAAGGGGCCAAACTGCCCGCCGCCGAGGTCTCTGAAAAGACAATTACCGTTGGCGGAAAACCCCTGACGCTGACCATCGTTAAGCCGGAAAACGCCAGCGGCACGCTGCCGGTATTTATGTTCTTCCACGGCGGCGGCTGGGTGCTGGGCGACTTCCAGACCCACGAGCGCCTGGTGCGTGATTTAGTCTCTGAGTCAGGCGCGGCGGCGGTGTTCGTGAACTACACCCCGTCGCCGGAAGCGCATTTCCCTGTTGCCATCAATCAGGCCTATGAAGCCACCCGCTGGGTTGCCGAACACGGCAGCGAAATTGGCGTAGACGGCAGCCGCCTGGCGCTGGCCGGGAACAGCGTGGGCGGGAATATGGTTGCCGCCGTAGCGCTACAGGCCAAAGCCCAGCATACCCCGGCGATTCGCTACCAGGTTATGCTGTGGCCGGTGACCGATGCTCGCTTTGATACCGGCTCCTATAACCAGTTCTCAAACGGCTATTTCCTGAGTAAAAACATGATGAAATGGTTCTGGGATAGCTACACCACGAAAGAGAGCGATCGCCGCAATATTCTCGCCTCTCCGCTGCAAGCCAGCCGCGAGCAGCTGAAAGGCCTGCCGCCAACCTTGATTCAGACGGCGGAACTCGACGTACTGCGCGATGAAGGCGAAGCCTTTGGTCGCAAGCTTGACGCCGCAGGCGTACCGGTGACCGTCACCCGCTATAATGGCATGATCCACGATTACGGCCTGCTGAACGCAATTAGCGAAGAGCCGACCGTGCGCACCGCTCTTGCCCAGGCCGCAGGCGAGCTTCGTGCCCACCTGAACTAA
- a CDS encoding LysR family transcriptional regulator, translating to MTKATFMPAPVRGELADLNVFLTICRRKSFRLAASELGVSTSALSHTMRGLEERLGVRLLNRTSRSVVPTDAGEALLGHLETGFSHIRMALDELDHYRESPVGRLRINIPRDAAQLLFAPVLAKFMSLYPRLQMEITVDNTLVDIIGSGYDAGIRYGESVPKDMIAMPVTRKLRWIVVASPEYLKNSAHLPLSHPNDLFGHQCIRMRLGNGTLYKWELNRGKEALALDVPGSLILNESEMIIDTALNGFGLAYCLDVRVRPLLESGQLVQVIPEWVCEDEPMVMYYPSRRQLHPGLRRLIEMMREATLY from the coding sequence ATGACGAAGGCCACTTTTATGCCTGCTCCGGTCCGCGGCGAGCTTGCCGATCTCAACGTTTTTTTAACTATTTGCCGCCGCAAAAGCTTCCGCCTGGCGGCCTCCGAGCTGGGCGTTTCCACCTCGGCGCTGAGCCATACCATGCGCGGGCTGGAAGAACGACTCGGGGTTCGCCTGCTCAACCGCACCAGCCGTTCCGTGGTGCCAACCGACGCCGGCGAAGCCCTGCTTGGCCACCTGGAAACCGGTTTTTCCCATATCCGCATGGCGCTCGATGAGCTCGATCATTACCGTGAATCCCCGGTCGGGCGGCTGCGGATTAATATTCCGCGAGACGCCGCGCAGCTGCTGTTTGCCCCGGTGCTGGCGAAATTTATGTCCCTGTATCCACGGCTTCAGATGGAAATAACCGTCGACAACACTCTGGTCGATATTATCGGCAGCGGCTATGACGCCGGGATTCGCTACGGCGAGAGCGTCCCCAAAGATATGATTGCCATGCCGGTGACGCGCAAGCTCCGGTGGATTGTTGTCGCCTCGCCCGAGTATTTGAAAAATAGCGCTCACCTGCCCCTGTCTCACCCGAACGATCTCTTTGGGCATCAGTGCATCCGCATGCGGCTCGGCAACGGCACGCTTTACAAGTGGGAGCTTAACCGGGGCAAAGAGGCGCTGGCGCTGGATGTGCCCGGTTCGCTGATTCTTAACGAAAGTGAAATGATCATCGACACCGCTTTAAACGGCTTTGGCCTGGCGTATTGCCTGGACGTACGAGTTCGCCCTCTGCTGGAAAGCGGCCAGCTGGTGCAGGTTATCCCGGAATGGGTCTGTGAAGACGAGCCGATGGTGATGTATTACCCGAGCCGCAGGCAGCTTCATCCTGGCCTGAGAAGGCTTATCGAGATGATGCGCGAGGCCACGCTGTACTGA
- a CDS encoding aldo/keto reductase codes for MAIETIHIAGITEPVSRIGLGTWAIGGSMWGGSNDEQSIATLHEALERGINLIDTAPVYGFGHSEEVVGKALAGRRDRAIIATKVALDWDDAGRVTRNSTPQRIRQEIEDSLRRLQTDYIDLYQVHWPDDLVAIEETARVLETLHQQGKFRALGVSNYSPVQMDRFRSVAPLATMQPPLNLFERGETETELLPYAKYHQMVVLAYGAICRGLLSGRMTPETVFGEGDLRSFDPKFQPPRFAQYLAAVEALKAFAEARYGKSVMALALRWVLDAGPTIALWGARRPEQLNGVEEVSGWTLTAEDKRDIDAILAEHISTPLGAEFMAPPHRKTSL; via the coding sequence ATGGCAATCGAAACGATTCACATTGCGGGCATCACCGAGCCGGTCAGCCGTATCGGCCTGGGAACGTGGGCCATTGGCGGCAGCATGTGGGGCGGCAGCAACGACGAGCAGTCGATTGCCACGCTGCATGAGGCGCTGGAGCGCGGCATCAACCTTATCGACACCGCGCCCGTTTATGGCTTCGGGCATTCGGAAGAGGTGGTGGGCAAAGCGCTGGCAGGCCGCCGTGACAGGGCCATTATTGCCACCAAGGTGGCGCTGGACTGGGACGATGCAGGCCGCGTCACGCGCAATTCCACGCCGCAGCGCATTCGTCAGGAAATAGAAGACTCGCTCCGCCGCCTGCAAACGGATTACATTGACCTGTACCAGGTTCACTGGCCGGACGATTTGGTGGCGATTGAGGAAACCGCACGCGTGCTCGAAACGCTACACCAGCAGGGGAAGTTCCGCGCGCTGGGCGTCAGCAACTATTCGCCAGTACAGATGGATCGGTTCCGCAGCGTGGCTCCGCTGGCGACGATGCAGCCGCCGCTGAACCTGTTTGAACGTGGCGAAACAGAAACGGAGCTGCTGCCGTATGCGAAATATCACCAGATGGTCGTGCTGGCCTATGGCGCGATTTGCCGTGGCCTGCTGTCAGGCCGAATGACGCCGGAAACCGTATTTGGTGAAGGCGACTTGCGCAGCTTCGATCCTAAATTCCAGCCGCCGCGCTTTGCGCAGTATCTGGCGGCGGTCGAAGCGTTGAAGGCCTTTGCTGAAGCGCGTTACGGCAAGAGTGTGATGGCGCTGGCGCTGCGTTGGGTTCTCGATGCGGGTCCAACCATCGCGCTGTGGGGCGCTCGCCGTCCGGAACAGCTAAACGGGGTGGAAGAGGTTTCCGGCTGGACGTTGACCGCCGAAGACAAACGCGACATCGACGCCATTTTAGCTGAGCACATTAGCACGCCGCTGGGGGCCGAATTTATGGCGCCTCCGCACCGTAAAACATCGCTTTAG
- a CDS encoding MFS transporter, translating to MSSLNEQAQERGADTVSLSRSGLLKALFALGMGGFAIGTGEFVIMGLLPDAANGLHVSIPSAGHLISIYALGVVVGAPLLAVLGARMARRDFLIALMAMFAVGNLLSAFAPGYYSMMLARFLAGFPHGTFFGVAALLAASLVERSKRAQAVSMVLLGLTIANLLGVPAVAAIGQLFGWRSAFAIVGGLAVLTLILVWAWVPWRAGDKDASPLRELTALTRKQVLLTLAIGAIGSGGMFSVFSYVKPTMLELAHQSVGMIPVILSMFGLGMIVGNIVGGRLADRGLEKTVRLLLIWAILVLSAYVYTSHYPWLGAVTVMLVGTMVSLSSVLQIRLMDVAGDAQTMAAAMNHSAFNIANALGAWLGGVTISAGFGWESTGWVGAILAVFGLLIHTWAVMDAKKHPPLAH from the coding sequence ATGTCATCACTTAATGAACAGGCCCAGGAACGAGGGGCCGATACGGTTTCCCTGTCGCGTTCGGGGCTGCTGAAAGCGCTGTTCGCGCTCGGCATGGGCGGCTTCGCCATCGGTACCGGCGAATTCGTTATCATGGGATTGCTGCCCGATGCCGCTAACGGGCTGCACGTTTCCATTCCTTCTGCGGGCCACCTGATCAGCATTTACGCGCTGGGCGTGGTGGTCGGTGCTCCGCTACTGGCTGTGCTTGGCGCACGCATGGCGCGGCGAGATTTTCTTATTGCCTTGATGGCAATGTTCGCCGTCGGCAACCTGCTGAGTGCTTTTGCGCCCGGGTACTACTCGATGATGCTGGCGCGTTTTCTGGCCGGTTTCCCGCACGGCACGTTCTTTGGCGTGGCAGCATTGCTGGCGGCAAGCCTTGTTGAACGTTCGAAGCGTGCGCAGGCGGTGTCGATGGTGCTGCTGGGCCTGACAATCGCCAATTTACTGGGCGTACCGGCGGTGGCGGCCATCGGGCAGCTGTTCGGCTGGCGCAGCGCGTTTGCTATCGTGGGTGGTCTTGCCGTATTGACGCTGATTCTGGTGTGGGCCTGGGTTCCCTGGCGTGCCGGGGATAAAGATGCCAGCCCGCTGCGTGAGCTGACCGCGCTGACCCGTAAGCAGGTACTGCTGACGCTGGCTATCGGCGCCATTGGCAGCGGCGGGATGTTCTCCGTCTTCAGCTACGTCAAGCCAACGATGCTGGAGCTGGCGCACCAGTCGGTGGGCATGATTCCGGTGATCCTGTCGATGTTTGGCCTGGGTATGATAGTCGGCAATATCGTCGGCGGTCGCCTGGCGGATCGCGGACTGGAGAAAACCGTTCGCCTGCTGCTGATTTGGGCGATCCTGGTGCTCAGCGCATACGTTTATACCTCGCATTATCCGTGGCTTGGTGCGGTAACCGTGATGCTGGTGGGCACCATGGTGTCGCTCTCCTCGGTGCTGCAAATTCGCCTGATGGACGTTGCCGGTGATGCGCAAACCATGGCGGCAGCGATGAACCACTCGGCGTTTAACATTGCCAACGCGCTGGGCGCCTGGCTTGGCGGGGTGACTATTTCAGCCGGGTTTGGCTGGGAGTCCACCGGCTGGGTCGGTGCGATTCTGGCGGTCTTCGGCCTGCTTATTCACACCTGGGCGGTTATGGACGCCAAAAAACATCCCCCGTTAGCCCATTAA
- a CDS encoding GlcG/HbpS family heme-binding protein gives MTVSLALAEALLASVKTAVETHRFPPVSAVVLDGGGHLTAFARMDGTFLATIDIAMRKARTAVLFQANSEDVGMNLHPNGPAYSLENSNGGLVGIAGGIPLRNAEGVVIGAIGVSGATKEQDGQIAAFAVEAVSGSRA, from the coding sequence GTGACGGTCAGTTTAGCTCTTGCAGAAGCGCTGCTCGCCAGCGTAAAAACGGCGGTAGAAACTCACCGCTTTCCACCCGTTTCAGCCGTGGTGCTGGACGGCGGCGGCCATCTAACGGCCTTTGCCCGTATGGACGGGACTTTCCTGGCCACCATTGATATCGCCATGCGCAAAGCACGTACGGCGGTGTTGTTCCAGGCCAACAGCGAAGACGTGGGCATGAATTTGCATCCGAACGGCCCTGCCTATTCGCTCGAGAACAGCAACGGCGGACTGGTGGGCATTGCCGGCGGTATCCCGCTGCGAAACGCTGAGGGCGTGGTTATCGGCGCTATTGGCGTGTCGGGCGCCACCAAAGAGCAGGATGGGCAAATCGCGGCTTTTGCGGTGGAGGCAGTGTCAGGTAGCCGTGCTTAA
- a CDS encoding LacI family DNA-binding transcriptional regulator produces the protein MSTMQEVAKKAGVSKATVSRVLSGKGYVSEATKTQVYQAIQETGYRPNLLARNLATSKSGYIGLVVTNTLYSGNYFSELLSQAALKLEASGRQLILADGKHSAHEEQAAVQFLLDLHCDAVIVYPRFLSVDEMDELIERHRQPIMVMNRKLRKHQSHCICCDHKGSSFNATRYLIEQGHRDIAFITGVLDSPTARERLAGYREALEQAGLPVREALIATGKWTPASGASGVEHLLSTKQRFSALVASNDEMAIGAISRLGQAGLSVPGDVSVIGFDNVPTGAFLSPPLSSVKEPVSEMIHEVINRLTAMLDGGYFSKDNLYSSEMIVRESVGKGPYFQQK, from the coding sequence ATGTCGACAATGCAGGAAGTGGCGAAAAAAGCAGGCGTGTCAAAGGCGACCGTTTCGCGCGTGCTGTCCGGGAAAGGCTACGTGAGCGAGGCCACCAAAACGCAGGTTTACCAGGCGATTCAGGAAACGGGCTACCGGCCAAACCTGCTGGCGCGTAACCTGGCGACCAGCAAATCAGGCTACATTGGCCTGGTGGTGACCAACACCTTGTACAGCGGGAATTATTTTAGCGAACTGCTTTCCCAGGCCGCGCTAAAGCTGGAGGCCAGCGGGCGGCAGCTGATCCTCGCCGACGGGAAACACAGCGCCCACGAAGAGCAGGCGGCGGTGCAGTTCCTGCTCGATTTACACTGCGATGCGGTAATCGTTTATCCCCGTTTTCTCAGCGTGGATGAGATGGACGAGCTGATTGAACGGCACAGGCAGCCGATCATGGTGATGAACCGTAAGCTGCGCAAACACCAAAGCCACTGTATTTGCTGCGATCATAAAGGCTCCAGCTTCAACGCCACGCGTTATCTGATTGAGCAGGGCCACCGGGACATTGCTTTTATTACCGGCGTGCTTGATTCTCCGACGGCAAGAGAGCGCCTTGCTGGCTACCGCGAGGCGCTTGAACAGGCGGGGCTGCCGGTGCGAGAAGCACTGATTGCCACCGGGAAATGGACGCCCGCCAGCGGCGCTTCTGGCGTTGAACACCTGCTCTCCACGAAGCAGCGCTTCAGCGCCCTGGTCGCCAGCAACGATGAGATGGCTATCGGCGCCATCAGCAGGCTCGGTCAGGCTGGCCTGTCGGTGCCAGGCGATGTTTCCGTTATCGGCTTTGATAATGTCCCGACCGGGGCTTTTCTCTCCCCCCCGCTGTCGAGCGTGAAAGAGCCGGTGAGCGAGATGATCCATGAGGTAATTAACCGCCTGACGGCGATGCTGGACGGAGGGTATTTTTCAAAAGATAACTTGTACAGTTCAGAGATGATCGTGCGCGAATCCGTAGGGAAAGGTCCTTATTTTCAGCAAAAATGA
- the ascF gene encoding PTS cellobiose/arbutin/salicin transporter subunit IIBC: MANKYEAVSRQIVEALGGAENVVAVTHCMTRLRFVLRDDASVDSARLKAISGVLGVVKNDQQCQVIIGNTVSQAYAEVLKHLPEGAGDRPQAGAKGKLTLKRIGAGILDALIGTMSPLIPAIIGGSMVKLLAMILAMTGLFEKTSSTLIILNLIGDGAFFFLPVMVAASAAVKFKTNMSLAIAIAGVLVHPAFIDLMAKAAQGQAVDFMGIPVTAVKYTYTVIPALVMTWLLSYIERWIDRITPAVTKNFLKPMLIVLVSAPIAILLIGPLGIWIGSGISSLVYTVHGYLGWLSVAIMGAIWPLLVMTGMHRVFTPTIIQTIAETGKEGMVMPSEIGANLSLGGSSLAVAWRTKNPELRQTALAAAASAIVAGISEPALYGVAVRLKRPLIACLISGFICGAVAGIGGLASHSMASPGLFTSVQFFDPANPMSIVWVVAVMILAVVLSFITTLILGFEDIPVEDAKAKEQGSSAAFVPPDNAVKTL, translated from the coding sequence ATGGCGAACAAGTACGAGGCAGTATCCCGACAGATTGTCGAGGCTTTAGGCGGGGCGGAAAACGTGGTGGCGGTGACCCACTGCATGACGCGGTTGCGCTTTGTTTTGCGGGACGACGCGAGCGTCGATAGCGCCAGGCTGAAGGCGATTTCCGGCGTGCTGGGCGTGGTAAAGAACGACCAGCAGTGCCAGGTCATCATCGGTAATACGGTTTCTCAGGCCTACGCCGAAGTGCTGAAGCATTTGCCGGAAGGGGCCGGAGACAGGCCGCAGGCAGGGGCAAAGGGCAAACTGACCCTGAAACGTATCGGGGCCGGTATTCTGGATGCGCTGATTGGCACCATGTCTCCGCTTATCCCGGCCATTATCGGCGGCTCGATGGTAAAGCTGCTGGCGATGATCCTCGCGATGACCGGGCTGTTTGAAAAGACCTCCTCCACGTTGATTATTCTGAACCTCATCGGCGACGGCGCTTTCTTCTTCCTGCCGGTGATGGTGGCGGCTTCCGCCGCCGTGAAGTTTAAAACCAATATGTCGCTGGCGATTGCTATCGCCGGGGTGCTGGTGCATCCGGCATTTATTGACCTGATGGCAAAAGCGGCGCAGGGGCAGGCGGTTGATTTTATGGGTATTCCCGTGACCGCCGTGAAATACACCTATACCGTTATTCCCGCGCTGGTAATGACCTGGCTGCTGTCGTACATCGAACGATGGATTGACCGTATTACGCCTGCGGTGACCAAAAACTTCCTTAAGCCGATGCTGATCGTGCTGGTTTCCGCCCCGATAGCGATTTTACTGATTGGGCCTTTAGGGATCTGGATCGGTAGCGGGATTTCTTCGCTGGTGTATACCGTGCACGGCTACCTGGGCTGGCTTTCCGTTGCCATTATGGGCGCGATATGGCCGCTGCTGGTGATGACGGGTATGCACCGCGTGTTTACGCCGACGATTATCCAGACCATCGCTGAAACCGGCAAAGAAGGTATGGTTATGCCGTCTGAAATTGGTGCCAACCTGTCGCTCGGCGGCTCCTCTTTGGCCGTTGCCTGGCGGACTAAAAACCCGGAACTGCGTCAGACAGCGCTTGCTGCCGCCGCGTCGGCAATTGTGGCCGGCATTTCTGAACCCGCACTTTACGGCGTGGCGGTGCGGCTGAAACGCCCGCTGATTGCCTGCCTGATTAGCGGCTTTATTTGCGGTGCCGTAGCCGGTATCGGCGGCCTTGCCAGCCATTCCATGGCCTCTCCGGGGCTTTTCACCAGCGTGCAGTTTTTTGACCCGGCCAACCCGATGAGCATCGTTTGGGTTGTGGCGGTAATGATTCTGGCCGTGGTGCTCTCGTTTATTACTACGCTTATTCTTGGGTTTGAAGACATTCCCGTTGAGGACGCTAAAGCAAAAGAGCAGGGCAGCAGCGCGGCATTTGTACCACCAGATAATGCAGTAAAAACACTTTAA
- a CDS encoding 6-phospho-beta-glucosidase, whose product MAETAFPKGFLWGGAIAANQAEGAYQAGGKGLSTVDMIPHGENRLGVKLGVDKRFELRADEFYPSHQAIDFYHRYKDDIALMAEMGFTVFRTSIAWSRIFPKGDETTPNAEGIAFYRDMFAECKKHNIEPLVTLCHFDVPMHLVQEYGSWRNRKMVEFFSRYARTCFEAFDGLVKYWLTFNEINIMLHSPFSGAGLVFEAGDNKEQVMYQAAHHELVASALVTKIAHEVNPQNQVGCMLAGGNFYPYSCKPEDVWAALEKDRENLFFIDVQARGAYPAYAARMFREKGIEIVTEPGDNEILKNTVDFVSFSYYASRCASADMNEGNTNPANIIKSLKNPHITFSQWGWGIDPLGLRITMNMMYDRYQKPLFLVENGLGAKDEVNAKGEINDDYRISYLREHIKAMGEAIEDGIPVMGYTSWGCIDLVSASTGEMSKRYGFVYVDRDDEGKGTLARTPKKSFHWYKKVIASNGGDLE is encoded by the coding sequence ATGGCTGAGACAGCTTTTCCAAAAGGATTTTTATGGGGCGGCGCTATTGCGGCTAATCAGGCTGAAGGCGCGTATCAGGCAGGCGGGAAGGGGCTGAGTACCGTCGACATGATCCCGCATGGCGAAAACCGCCTTGGGGTTAAACTCGGGGTGGACAAGCGCTTTGAGCTGCGCGCCGATGAGTTCTACCCCAGCCACCAGGCCATAGATTTTTACCATCGCTACAAAGACGACATCGCGCTGATGGCTGAAATGGGGTTTACCGTTTTCCGCACCTCTATCGCGTGGAGCCGTATTTTCCCTAAAGGTGATGAAACCACGCCGAATGCGGAAGGCATCGCGTTTTACCGTGATATGTTCGCCGAGTGCAAAAAGCACAATATCGAACCGCTGGTCACGCTGTGCCACTTCGACGTGCCGATGCATCTGGTGCAGGAATACGGCTCATGGCGTAACCGTAAAATGGTGGAGTTTTTCAGCCGCTACGCGCGCACCTGCTTTGAAGCGTTCGACGGCCTGGTGAAATACTGGCTCACCTTCAACGAAATCAACATCATGCTGCACAGCCCGTTTTCCGGCGCCGGGCTGGTGTTTGAGGCAGGTGATAACAAAGAGCAGGTGATGTACCAGGCCGCGCACCATGAGCTGGTCGCCAGCGCGCTGGTCACCAAAATTGCGCACGAAGTTAACCCGCAAAACCAGGTTGGCTGCATGCTGGCGGGCGGTAATTTCTATCCGTACAGCTGCAAACCCGAAGACGTTTGGGCGGCGCTGGAGAAAGATCGCGAGAACCTGTTCTTTATTGACGTGCAGGCGCGTGGGGCTTATCCGGCCTATGCCGCGCGCATGTTCCGTGAGAAAGGCATTGAGATTGTCACCGAGCCTGGCGACAACGAAATCCTGAAGAACACCGTCGATTTTGTCTCCTTCAGCTATTACGCCTCACGCTGCGCTTCGGCAGACATGAACGAGGGCAACACCAATCCGGCGAACATCATTAAATCGCTCAAAAACCCGCACATTACCTTCAGCCAGTGGGGCTGGGGCATTGACCCGCTCGGCCTGCGCATCACCATGAACATGATGTACGACCGCTATCAGAAGCCGCTGTTCCTGGTGGAAAACGGGCTGGGCGCGAAGGATGAAGTGAATGCGAAAGGGGAAATCAACGACGACTACCGCATCAGCTATCTGCGCGAGCACATTAAAGCGATGGGCGAGGCAATTGAGGACGGTATTCCGGTCATGGGCTACACCTCGTGGGGCTGTATTGACCTGGTGTCGGCTTCAACCGGCGAAATGAGCAAGCGCTACGGTTTTGTGTACGTTGACCGTGATGATGAAGGAAAGGGGACGCTGGCGCGTACGCCGAAGAAGTCGTTCCACTGGTATAAGAAGGTGATTGCCAGCAACGGCGGGGATCTGGAGTAG
- a CDS encoding TonB-dependent receptor family protein yields MRPLFRVSLLASAIAFALPALAADKTQTDKAPAEKPADDITVVGNWLDNPDTSTVLLNHPGARSIVTEQQLREQGSETLADALKGIPGVQVRDSNGTGGSDISLNVGIRGLTSRLSPRSTILMDGVPLAVAPYGQPQLSMAPLGTGNIQSIDVVRGGGAVRYGPQNVGGVINFVTRDIPKEFGGTVSAQTQGASHGGLKTLTSASVGGTADNGFGAELLYSGLHGQGYRESNDNTDIDDFMLKTKYNFTDRDELQANFHYYEAQSGMPGGLTTAQYAQDPFQSDRRWDRFEGRRKDMSFKYKHTEDDKKLEVLTYFTDSYRSSDLEYFKGNKRTLNSAPRNYSTWAIEPTYSQLFRFWDMSHEVTLGYRYLNETSDEKGYRTPKAYDPATTFTKPDMSEYYQHSSGGTAANAFYIDDAINVSNWTITPGLRYESIKTHTSDSFQNIDREKTYSEPLPSISVMYHMSDAWKLFANASTSFGSMQYFQLTRGGSGNQPAAGLTPEKAHTYEFGTRYDDTSLKAEATLFYIDFNDQLQYINNIVGWTNLGATKHQGLELALNYDLSEVNRALDGVSVYTTYTYTKATSNKGDFAGKDLPFYSRQVYTVGTRYATGNWVWNLDSFAQSKQSSPGTGPNYITDESADGQFGNIAGYMVWNMRGEYDFGPSLSHLKLGAGIKNLFDQRYYTRSNDNNSGKYVGEPRTFFVQGSLAF; encoded by the coding sequence ATGCGCCCCCTTTTTCGTGTCTCTCTCCTGGCAAGCGCGATAGCATTTGCGCTGCCAGCTCTCGCGGCTGACAAAACCCAAACAGATAAAGCTCCCGCAGAAAAACCTGCTGACGACATTACCGTGGTCGGCAACTGGCTGGATAATCCTGACACCAGCACCGTGCTGCTTAACCACCCAGGCGCACGCTCAATCGTCACCGAGCAGCAGCTTCGTGAGCAAGGCTCAGAGACGCTTGCCGATGCGCTGAAGGGCATTCCAGGCGTCCAGGTCCGTGACAGCAACGGTACCGGCGGCAGCGACATTTCTCTCAACGTGGGCATTCGTGGCCTGACCTCTCGCCTGTCTCCACGTTCCACTATCCTGATGGACGGCGTTCCGCTAGCGGTTGCGCCATACGGCCAGCCACAGCTTTCCATGGCGCCATTGGGCACGGGCAATATTCAATCCATTGACGTGGTTCGCGGCGGCGGCGCAGTGCGTTATGGACCGCAAAACGTGGGCGGCGTGATTAACTTCGTTACCCGCGACATTCCAAAAGAGTTCGGCGGCACCGTTAGCGCGCAGACTCAGGGCGCCAGCCACGGCGGTCTGAAGACGCTGACCAGCGCGTCCGTGGGCGGCACGGCGGATAACGGCTTTGGTGCAGAGCTGCTTTACTCCGGTCTGCACGGCCAGGGCTACCGCGAGAGCAACGACAATACCGACATCGACGATTTCATGCTGAAGACGAAATATAACTTCACCGATCGCGATGAGCTGCAGGCTAACTTCCACTACTATGAAGCGCAGTCCGGCATGCCGGGCGGCCTGACTACCGCGCAGTATGCGCAGGATCCTTTCCAGTCTGACCGCCGCTGGGACCGTTTTGAAGGCCGCCGCAAGGACATGTCCTTCAAATACAAGCACACCGAAGACGACAAAAAGCTGGAAGTCCTGACCTACTTCACCGACAGCTACCGCAGCAGCGACCTGGAGTACTTCAAGGGCAACAAACGCACGCTGAACTCCGCGCCGCGTAACTACTCGACCTGGGCGATTGAGCCAACCTATTCCCAGCTCTTCCGCTTCTGGGATATGTCTCACGAGGTCACCCTGGGCTACCGCTACCTGAACGAAACGTCGGACGAGAAGGGTTACCGCACGCCAAAAGCGTATGACCCGGCGACAACCTTCACCAAACCGGACATGAGCGAGTACTACCAGCACAGCTCCGGCGGTACCGCGGCTAACGCCTTCTATATTGATGATGCGATTAACGTCAGCAACTGGACGATTACGCCGGGCCTGCGCTATGAAAGCATCAAAACGCACACCAGTGATTCCTTCCAGAACATCGACCGCGAGAAGACCTACAGCGAGCCGCTGCCTTCTATTAGCGTGATGTACCATATGTCTGACGCCTGGAAACTGTTCGCCAACGCCAGCACTTCCTTCGGCAGCATGCAGTACTTCCAGCTGACCCGTGGCGGCAGCGGCAACCAGCCGGCAGCGGGCCTGACCCCGGAAAAAGCGCATACCTATGAGTTCGGTACCCGCTATGACGATACATCGCTGAAAGCCGAAGCAACGCTGTTCTACATCGACTTCAACGATCAGCTGCAGTACATCAACAATATCGTGGGCTGGACGAACCTCGGCGCGACCAAGCATCAGGGTCTCGAACTGGCGCTGAATTACGACCTGAGCGAAGTAAACCGTGCGCTGGACGGCGTGAGCGTGTACACCACCTACACCTATACCAAAGCCACTAGCAACAAAGGCGACTTCGCCGGTAAAGACCTGCCGTTCTACTCTCGTCAGGTTTACACCGTGGGTACGCGCTACGCGACCGGAAACTGGGTGTGGAATCTGGACAGCTTTGCTCAGTCTAAACAGAGCTCTCCGGGTACCGGGCCGAACTACATCACCGACGAAAGCGCGGACGGGCAGTTTGGTAACATCGCAGGTTATATGGTGTGGAATATGCGCGGCGAGTACGACTTCGGGCCGTCGCTGTCTCACCTGAAGCTGGGTGCCGGGATTAAAAACCTGTTCGATCAGCGTTATTACACGCGTTCAAACGACAATAACTCCGGTAAATACGTAGGCGAACCGCGCACCTTCTTCGTGCAGGGTTCTCTGGCGTTCTGA